From Paenibacillus sp. PvR098:
ACTCTGATCATAACCGGCGTCAGCTTTCTTAATTTTCTTTGCGGTCGGTTATTGTTATAAAATTGCCTCGGCGGGACATGCTGATTCGGGCGCAACCTTTGGCAGCATGTATCCGAATCCATTTTCCCGACACGGTCCCTGTCATGAACCCCCAAATGTTCTGTGATTCTACGGTATGGCCATCCCTCCTCCACATGCAGACGGACTGCCTCTCTCTTCAATTCTTGCGTGTACGATTTGTATTTCTGACCTTTAATTGCCACAAAAATGCACCCCCAAGAAATTCATCGGCTAAACCCAGGGGTTTTTTCCAATGTCTATTCTAAGGGGTGCACTTCAGACTAAGCTTATTGCTTTTTATTAATCCATTTATTTATCTGTATAACACTTTATCTATATTATATTTTGCCTTCAATTCATTAATGATATAGGTCTCGTATATTTCTCTATCAACGGGGTCCTCAACCATACAAACATCAATTTTACTTACTTCGTTTCTATTGTTTTTGATCGGGGAGACGGTATCCTCGAAATGTTTTTTTATTCTTGGTCTTAGCTTCCTCGCTTTGCCTACAAGCAGTAGTTCATCATTGTCGTTGAAAAACATAAAAATACCACCCTTATCTCTAGGAATCAGGTGAAAATCTGTAAACCCGTAAATATTACTTAGCTCGGGAGCAATCTGTTTGGTAATGGTGACATCCGGTGTTGGAATGGTTATGTTTATCAGGATCGTTCACTTCCTTTTTTCATTTAGACCTAAATACTATCACAAATCTCAATGTAATGCTAAGGCTACAGTATGATTGCGCTTATAGATCCCCCTCTTCTTATGGAGCAATATTCCAAGGATCTCTGATGCTGCTCCTATAGTGAAGACAACGTTAATGCCTTATGATATGCCAATTTAATTAGAAAAATCAACCTGGTTTCTAGATAAAATCAAAGTCCCGATGAGTTTAAATTTCACCGGGACTGACTAAGCGGTTCTCGACCTTTTTTTACTGGTTCCATATTCATGTGATAAAAGCGAAAAAAAGAAAGTGTGAACCACCAAGTACTTCCATGAAAAGAAAGTTGGAGACCGAATCTAAGGAAAGTTCCGTTTATCAGATTCCTTACACGTTGCCATCGACTTAACGAGAACATGATGCTTGATGTTTTGCTCTTTTGGCTATTGTCCGGCGCATTTCAGCTCAAGGCTTTGACGCTGTCCGCAATTCAACATTCCGGCCTGCAGCCTGCACCTCTGCGAATCATTCCATCGCCCAGATTGGACAGGTTGTGCTGTCTTGTCCGCCGCTGAAGACGACGATTGAATAAGTACCTACCACAATCCTCCCTCTATGGAGAAAGAAACACTTTTCTCTTGAATGCTCCCTTAATCAAAGGATTTTAACGAATGGGACAACAAACTTTATGGATTAATGTTGAATAAGAAGAAATTATTGGGACGATTAAATGCAAAATCACACTCTTGCCCAGCCACCCTTCTTCAAAAAGTGGTTATACAGGAAAAGTTGAACCTATGGATCTCCACACTTCTCATGGAGGTCAACCCTCCCATGTCTCACAGAGTCTACGCTCCCACATTCCTTCATTCAACCTGTCCATGAGGTGGAGGTCAGATATGCTGCCCTTTAGCGAAACGCCCCCGATCCGGCCAGTGAGATCCGGACGCAAAAAAGGCGAACAATAGCAAAAAGCCCCTGTAGATACAGGAACTTTTATTGCATATGTTAATCGCTCTTACAGCCACTTATTCATTCTTGATTCGTAACAACCTTAAGCCATTTACTGTCACGATCAGCGTTGCTCTTATATCGGCCGTTGTCCTGTTGTCACCGGTGAGCATGACGGTTTTCCGGATACCTAACGCATGGAGTTTTTGGATCACGTCCCAGCTGCTTTCGCGATCTTCATTCGCAACGGCAATTAAAGCAAGGGCTTTGTTTTCCGTTCCAAGAACCATCCCTAATGCTTCTATATCATGTACCGCAAAAGGTTCGGTAAGGACGGTTTGATGGCCCAGGCAGTGTGCAATAATCAGCCTGTTCGGAGGTGTGCGCATAGGGGCTCGAAAGAACATCAAGAAGCCGCTCCATCACGCTGTAGTCTCCTTGTTTCACCGCGGCTTCTAGTGCCTCTTCTACCCGGTGGTTGCGAGGGATTAGCGCGGGATTGCTGCTGCGCATCAACTTATGCGAGGAGGCTTTTGTTTCCTGCTGCCTGCCTAGTCTCGCCTGCCACAGCTCATGCCACTGAGCAAATTCTGGGGTTCCAAACAGGACCGTATCCTCCGGCTTATCAAAAGTTAATGCACGGAAGGTATTGGTATAGTCCGCACGATACTTCTGCATCATACTGAGAAGGCCTTCAATAAGGGATTCATCCTGTAGCTCTTCGGTAAATATTCCCAGTTTTGCCCTCATTCCCGCGAGCCAATTACGATGATACAACTCGGTAAAATCTGAAATCGCATCCTCAGCCAGTTTGACAGACTGCGCCTCGTTGACATGCAGCAGCGGCAATAGAGTTTCAGCAAATCTCGCGAGATTCCACGCGGCAATATACGGCTGATTGCCATAGGCATAGCGGCCATGATGGTCAATGGAGCTGAATACGGTTTCTGGGTCATAAGCATCCATGAAGGCACAAGGTCCATAATCAATGGTTTCTCCGCTAAGGGCCATGTTGTCGGTGTTCATCACCCCGTGAATAAAACCAACGAGCTGCCATTTGGCAATCAGCACGGCTTGACGCTTGATCACTTCCTGAAGTAGGAAAAGATAGCGGTTCTCACCAGCGTCAACTTCTGGAAAGTGTCTTTGCAATGTGTAATCAGCCAGGGCCCGGAGATCCTGGACAGTGCCCCATTTTGAAACGTATTGAAAGGTGCCGACGCGAAGATGACTGGCAGCCACGCGGGTCAGAATTGCACCAGGTTGATCGGTTTCGCGGATGATTGACTCGCCGGTTGTCACCACCGCTAGGCTGCGGGTGGTAGCAATACCAAGCGCATGCATTGCTTCGCTGATGATGTATTCGCGCAGCATCGGCCCAAGCGCCGCTCGACCATCGCCCCGGCGGGAGTATGGCGTTTTACCTGAACCCTTAAGCTGAATATCAACCCGCTCACCTA
This genomic window contains:
- a CDS encoding nucleotide excision repair endonuclease, yielding MINITIPTPDVTITKQIAPELSNIYGFTDFHLIPRDKGGIFMFFNDNDELLLVGKARKLRPRIKKHFEDTVSPIKNNRNEVSKIDVCMVEDPVDREIYETYIINELKAKYNIDKVLYR
- a CDS encoding protein adenylyltransferase SelO, whose translation is MTEEKAIIETGWNFDNSYARLPKSFFTSHNPTSVRSPELVILNDPLATSLGLNVQALQSKDGVAVLAGNRVPEGALPLAQAYAGHQFGHFTMLGDGRALLLGEQITPLGERVDIQLKGSGKTPYSRRGDGRAALGPMLREYIISEAMHALGIATTRSLAVVTTGESIIRETDQPGAILTRVAASHLRVGTFQYVSKWGTVQDLRALADYTLQRHFPEVDAGENRYLFLLQEVIKRQAVLIAKWQLVGFIHGVMNTDNMALSGETIDYGPCAFMDAYDPETVFSSIDHHGRYAYGNQPYIAAWNLARFAETLLPLLHVNEAQSVKLAEDAISDFTELYHRNWLAGMRAKLGIFTEELQDESLIEGLLSMMQKYRADYTNTFRALTFDKPEDTVLFGTPEFAQWHELWQARLGRQQETKASSHKLMRSSNPALIPRNHRVEEALEAAVKQGDYSVMERLLDVLSSPYAHTSEQADYCTLPGPSNRPYRTFCGT